CCGGAGTCGATTGATCGGGCCTCGGTGGAGGCCACGCTGCTCGTGGAGGACGTGGACCGGCTGCCTTCCGCCGGACAGGCCGCGCTCGGGGCCTTCCTGAGCCGTCATTCCCAGCGCACGGTGGTGATGTCCGCCCGGGGCGGCGCGGTGGCGCCCGGGCCCGAGCTCGTGTCGGACACGGGCCGCCTCTACGTGCCCACCACGGCCTCGCTCTCCGAGGCCACCCGCGGTGCGCTCTCCCTGTCGTTGTTGGAGCAGGTGCAACTGCTCGTCACGCTCGAGTCGCCCGGCGTCGAGCTGCTGCGGGAGATCGCCCGGCGACAGCTCGCCGCCCGGGACGACATCCAACTGTCCGAGGAGGCGCTCACCGCGCTCGCCGAGGTGGCCGCCCGTTCGCCTCGGACCGGACATGAATTGAAGGCGCTCCTGGCGCGGATTCCCCCCGGCTCCTGGCGGCGGGTGACTCCGGGGCCGGACAAGGGAGACACGTGAACACTCTGACGGTCTATCGGCTCGGTCAGGTCGAGTACGAGGATGGCTTGCAGCTCATGAAGCTCTTCGGCGAGACCCGGCGGCAGGGCCTCTGCGGGGACGTGTTGCTGCTGCTCGAGCACCCGCCGGTGCTCACCCTGGGCCGGGCCGCCAAACGCGAGAACGTCGTCGCGGACGATGCGCGGCTGGCCGAGGAGCACATCGGGTTGTTCCAGACGGACCGGGGCGGCGATGTCACCTATCACGGCCCCGGACAGCTCGTGGGCTACCCCATCTTCCTGCTGCCCGAGCACCGCCAGGACGTGCGCCGCTACGTGCGGGATGTCGAGCAGTGCATGCACCGCACGCTCGCCGAGTATGGCCTGTCCTCGTCGACGATTCCCAAGTGGCCCGGGGTGTGGCTCGGCGGAGAGGCGACGCACGATGCCCGGAAGATCGCCGCCATCGGGGTGCATCTGGCGCGCTGGCTCACCACGCATGGCTTCGCGCTCAACGTGAACACGCACCTGGAGCACTTCCAGCTCATCGTTCCCTGTGGCATCCGCGAAGCGGGCGTCACGTCGCTGCAGCGCGAGCTGGGCCACCCCGTGCCCATGGCCGAGGTGGAGGAGAAGGTGGCGCGGCACTTCGCCGACGTCTTCGAGCTCCAGCGCGTCGAGGCCCCGCCACCCACGCGCACCGTGAGCGTCACGCTCCTCAAGGGCGAAGGCGCCGACACCCGCGTGCTGCTCTTGCGCCGGCGTCCTCATCGGGGCGGCTTCTGGCAGATCGTCACCGGACGGCTGGAGCCGGGCGAGTCACCTCGCGAGGCCGCCGCGCGTGAGCTGTTCGAGGAGACCGGACTGCGCGCCGACGTGGTGGATCTGGACTACCGCCATGCCTTCGCGGTGGGCAACACGGTGCCGCCCCGGCTCGTCGAGGAGAATGCCTTCGCCGCCCGCTGCGACGGCGGCTTCGAGGTGCGGCTGGGGGACGAGCACGATGCCGCCGAGTGGGTGGATGTTCCCACGGCGCTCGAGCGGCTGCCCTTCCGGGGGCTGCGCGAGGGCGTGGAGCGCGCCCTCCAGCGCGGCGCGCGCGACGTCAGAGGGTGATCGTCTCCAGCTCCCGCGCGGCGAGCACCTCGGGGCGGTGCTCGCGCACCCGGGCGACGAAGGCATCCATCTCCTCGTCATCGCGCGTGGGATCGTGGTGGAAGAGCACCAGCTGCTTCACGTGGGCGGTGTTGGCCACGTGCACCGCCGCCTCCCACGTCGAGTGGCCCCAGCCCAGCTTCGGGGCGCCCTTGCGGCCCCGGTACTCATCCTCGGTGTACATCGCGTCGATGATGAGCACGTCCGCGTCCCGCGCGAACTCCATCAGCTCGCGATCCATGT
The sequence above is drawn from the Cystobacter ferrugineus genome and encodes:
- the lipB gene encoding lipoyl(octanoyl) transferase LipB, with protein sequence MNTLTVYRLGQVEYEDGLQLMKLFGETRRQGLCGDVLLLLEHPPVLTLGRAAKRENVVADDARLAEEHIGLFQTDRGGDVTYHGPGQLVGYPIFLLPEHRQDVRRYVRDVEQCMHRTLAEYGLSSSTIPKWPGVWLGGEATHDARKIAAIGVHLARWLTTHGFALNVNTHLEHFQLIVPCGIREAGVTSLQRELGHPVPMAEVEEKVARHFADVFELQRVEAPPPTRTVSVTLLKGEGADTRVLLLRRRPHRGGFWQIVTGRLEPGESPREAAARELFEETGLRADVVDLDYRHAFAVGNTVPPRLVEENAFAARCDGGFEVRLGDEHDAAEWVDVPTALERLPFRGLREGVERALQRGARDVRG